ATCTATTTTGGTGAATCGTTGGCAAGACTCTACATGTGAATCTCCTTAGAACGTACTCACAAAATTCCACACAGGGCCCATAAGAGCCGGTGGAAGCTAAGAGAAGCTATTCTTTTGAGCTACATCTCCTATCCACTCCTTGTGATAACACGTTTTAAGGAGCTCCACAGATACAGTTGCTTTATTTTACCCATTTGTCACAAAACAGATATGGACAGTAAGGAATGATCATATTTTCAAAGACATTCAGCCTAGTTTAACAAACTCCAGAAGTCTTCTCTTTAAAGACATAACGTTGCTATGACACAGGGTGAAGTCAAGTCTTGCACTACCTTTAGATCAATGGATACAAAATCTGGTGTAATCTGCAGGCttagcttgtttttttatttgtttcttgATTTGTACTAACTTGTTAACACTTTAACCTATTTTGTTTTTTTCTCATATATTCTCTATCGATAATGATACCTATACGGCATCCATCCATCCGAACCCCGATCCGCCCCGCGCCGCCCACTCGACCCATTGGTTTGCACCTGCAAAATATCAGCGAccgcgcgcgctctctctctctctcatgcctCCTTGCCTCCGCTTTTCTCTCTCTGCGTGCCTCCAGTgctcccccctccctctccctcttcggTACGGGTGAGCATCCCAGCGCGGCGGCTCCTCCCTGCCTCCGCTTTTATCTCTCTCGTGTGCCTCCAATGCTCCTCCCTCCCCCTCTCTATTTGTGGTGCGAGCGAGCATCCCGGCGCGGCAGCACAACGCCTCGCGCGTGGCCTCAGCACGAGTGGGCCACGACGTGGAGGCCCGAGCGGCCCTTGACACAGCATGCAATGGCTTTGACGACCCTAGTCACGGGCAGACCAGCGTGGCAGGGCCGTCATGAGTGGCTCCCCAGCGGATCTGGCTCCCTTGTCCTAGTTGTGCAACCACTGCCTCCCTGTTGCGCGCGTCACGTAGCCGCCGGCTCCAAGCGCCACTGGCCCGTTGCCTCTAGTGAACTCCACACGTCGATGAACCTCTATTCTCTCGgacagcaaggagatgttgctctgtgctgaaagagcatgttgcaagcgtatgttttaattgtttcagatgtttcagaggtatgttgtaagtgcttcatacggatgttgcaaagtagatcaggatgttgcacatgttgcaagtgtttcagataaatgttgcaagtgtattgttccaaatgtttcaaattttttagacatatgttgcacgtgttttatctgggtgttgcatatgttttacgcatatgttgcaagtgttttatccgaatgttgcatatgtttcacacatatgttgcaagtgtttcatctgcatGTTGCATAAgttttgcaatggctatacatgtgtTTTCatggtgtttcagacgtatgttgcaagtgtttcaattttttaatgtatgttgtaagtgttttatctagatattgtaaAAGTggatctggtgttgcacatgtgcAATGGAACCCATCTGCAACAACCACATGCTGCAGCTGTTGGGCCCGCCTGCATGTTCGTGGATATGGAGGGGGTGCCACGATGCAGATGTGGGACACGGAGCGGCGCGGGTCACGAAACACACGCGGGCCATGGTGTGGGCATAGGCCACGGAGTGTCGCAGGCCCCTAGATGAAGCAGGCGCAGTAGGCGCAAGCGTCCGGATGCTAGTCCCGTCCAGACGTACCGACACTAGACTGGCCCATTCTCTATAGACTTATAGTGGCCCCGGTTCCtccatttttttctaaaaaaacaaaacaaaacagctCCAAGCAACTTGCGAAGCCGTCAGAAGACCTATGCCAAACGGATCCTAATTACCTTCGGGTGCTAGGGCGCTAGCATTACCCTTTTTTTTCGAACGGTTTTAGTTAATaagtgccctgttcgtttggttggctaataagtcatggctgaaagtatcattggctgatttgttgtgagagaaaaatattattcgttggctgaaaaaatacggtatATAAACCAAGCGAATAGGGCGAAGGTGATTAGCTCAGAAACGGATAGATGAAGGTTAGCAGAGGCTAGTATTAGAGAGATCAAAACGTCTTCACAGTTTTACAGATAAAATCAATCCAATATACCCCGTGGAACATACACATGGTAAGATTATCAGATTATGTATATACGGCATCATCACTGACGAACAAGGTATGCCACGCGCGCGCATCGGCGTCACCACTCCCTGGCCAGATCATCTCGGCGGCCGTGCAAATAACCTCAGGCCCGGCGCGGCGGACCGGTATCAGTATCACCACTCCCTGCCCAGGATCATCTCGGCGGCCGTGCCCATAGCCTCGGGCCCGGCGCGGCGGAGGAGCGCCACCGCGAGCTCATCCTCGGCCCAGTGCCGGAGGCCGCTGCTCAGGCGCTTGAGCACCCTCAGGTCCACCTCCTGCACCCAGCACGGGGTGCACTCCACCACCAGCCCCAGGAACCCAGAGACGTAGGCACGCCACAGGGAGAGGTCGCAGCCCAGGGAAATCTTGCCGTCCAGCGCGCTGGCCAGGAACCCCAGGTGCGACCGCATGACCCTCTCGCGGCGCCGGGACACGGGCGTCGGGTCGATGCCCCAGGCGAACATCCCCGAGTACACCGCGAGGTAGGCCAGCGCGTGCCCGCCCAGCTTGTACACCATGCCTCCGCTGGCCCCGCCCTGGTCCAGGTTCTGCACGGCCAGGAACCAAGACGGCAGCATCTCCTGGATCAGGGACTGGACGAGAGCCGTGCCGCCGGATAGCCAGACGAGTGTCGCTCCCAGCGATGCCGCCACCTTCACCTGCGTCATTGCAGCGGAAAGAGATACCTGGCCATGCCTCATCCCGTACTTGGTCTTCTTTAGTTTGTCTGACCGATGTCTGGGCACAGTTGTTTCCGCGATATCCTTCACTGAAAGCATCAGAAGGGAGAGTATGTCCTCGGCCAGTATGGAGCAGTCCTTGATGCACCGGAATATCCGGAGGTAGAGTATTCCTGGTGCAACTGGTGAGAAACCACCAGGGCAGTACCCGTGGCCCAGAAGGCTGGCGACGCCTCCACAGCTGCATACTGATGTCGAAGACATGCCAAGGGTAGTGGCGAAGCAGCTTCGGAGGAGCTGGACGACTGCCTCGTTGTTGTGGTGGAACACCGTGCGCGAAGCTGAAAATATTAGGAAATCGGTCCATCGCTTCACCTTCTGGGTCCACAGTGCTGCAACGATTGCCATGCTTGGCCAAGGGCAGCTTGCAGCGAGGTTCTCTAGAGCTGGACCAGCAAGGTTGAGGAAACGCTCTGATGCCTTGTCAAGCTTGTATGTGATTGTGAGGCTCACGAAAGCAGCCAATGGCAACGGAAGTGTACCCGAAGAACTTCCTCCTGCAATACATGAGACCTGGATTAGAACTCTGCATGAAAATTGGCACGTTGGCTGTAGCAATGGCAGGAAATGAACAGGAACAAGCACCTGTAACTAGCCTTGGAACATCAACACCGGTAGCAGCTACGATTTTCTTGATGTGCTCATCAACCATGGATAGGTTCACAGAGGGGCTAGGCCAATCTGATCCATTCATGGATGCTGGCTTCCAGACACCCCGCGTTACCTCAGCTGAAAAGTAGCTTACTATTGTAGCAAGAGATGCAGGCAGGAAATCAGCCAGATCCTTCAAGCCTGAAAAATGAGAAGACGCGGATAAACACCTGACCCTGAATGAGCATGTTCTAACATAAAGGTTAGAAGCTACAGTTCAGTACTCGTTACACTTGATTCTCAAATAAAAGTAGCACTAGTTTCTGAAATTGCCTTAAACTGAACACAACCGACCTGTGGCCAGTTCACGTGGAAACAGTCTTCCATGGGAACAAGCAGTCAGAGCAGCATCAACCACAAATGGAACAGCCTCCAGTATCTCCCAAGCTGGCAACTGAGGCCAAAGCTGTGAATCGTCCACACCAGGACCGGAAGAATTACTTATGCTGCTACTTCCAGACAAAGAACCTATAGATGTGCCTCCTTTATTAGCCTTTCTGAACATCTGATTAAGAAGGCTGTCCACATTGTTACGTACAGGTGTCCCATGAGCAAGTCCAGAGAGAGTTGAGGCCAGACAAGCTTGGTGTTGCTGGTACCATAACTTCAACTTTGGAAACGAGTCCATAAAAATAGGATTCCCAGATGATGGGTGTGAAGTTGATACTTGTGATTGCCTTTGTCCGTTTCGTTGTCTTGCCAAACTGCTGGAAGATAGAACCTGGGAATTCCGCAACAGCAGAAGATACTCAGGAGTTAGCTGCGAGCCAACTGGAGCACCATCTCCCATTATGCAATACTCAAGTGGTGGATGGTTAAACTTCCAGAGTCTCAACAGAAGAATGAATGCATTCGAGAAGACTGTGTGAGCAGATATTTCCTCTCCAGTTCTCAGTGTCCAGGAAACACTTGGAGAAAGACACCCAAATACTTCACAGATTGCCATAAGAACAGCAGCCAGCTCTGGAATCTGGTGATACAGAGAGGAAAAAGTTCAGAATCCAAAGATAATATAGACTTCTGGGTTGAAGTCAATGTAGGTGGCTATGTTAACCATACCAGGCCATGGAATGAGAAGATTGGAGCATAGTCCACGGCCGATATTCCTGAAAGAATAACATTGAGCATTGGACCAAGCTTTATCAATTGGCTCTCCCTTCCAGAATAATCGATTGGATCAGATGGTGAGAGCAGTTTAACAACTAACCGAACTGTATGCTCCTACAAGGCAGGAAACCACAGCATTTGAATATGAATTACCTCAAGACAGCGAGATGTTACATTGGTTCTCAAATAAAACAAAAGGAGGCAATGTATGCTACCATGTACATAGTAATTTTTGAAATTAATCAGTGATAGGGTCAATATTAGTCATACTATGGACCTGAAAATTGCAGCCTACTAACCTGAAAATTCCAACCTCGTAAAAGGGTGGCTCCACATAAAACAGTGGCAGCAGAAATGCTGTCGTCATCTGATCCATCAATTGCAACATCAAATAACTTGTCGACCTCTGTCAAGCTTccatcaagtttatgagcttcaTTCAGTGTTTATTACCATAACGATGTATGAGAATTAACAAATACGATAATATTAAGATATATGGAGCTCAGCCCTAGTGTGATTTTTTTAATGTACACCATTGTACAGTGCAAGTTCTTATTTtgattttttgtttctttttggaGAAAACAAACATAACATTTACATGCtttttttttccccttttttcAAACAATGCAGGAGAGCTGCATGCCTTTCTATTAAAGAAGAGGGGAAAAAAGGACCAATTACAATGCCATAAGGCAAGACTTATGCTTATTATGgtcaaacattttttttttttgaaacgaatcaGGGAAGAGAGCTGCTGTATATTAAAAGAAGGCCACACTGGGTAGCACACAGCACAGCTGAAGCAACCAAAACAACAAAGGCGGGTTGGAATTGTCAAACAATTTTTACTATTTAGGAATCATGAGTTTCTAGTAAATGGCAATTCCAAAGCTTGGCAAATTATGCAAAGATATCCATTTTCCCGTGCGCGGGTTGTACACACCTGGAAGCAGGAGTTGATACCAACATATTAACCAGTGGCTGAGTCAGTGGTGCACCATTCATGAAAGATGACCACCCAGCAAGTTGGCTAGGGAGTGTATGAGATGAAGAGTTGGCGTGATTACTGATATAACCAGGCCAATAGTAAGCTGATGTATCCAGCAACTGCCTTGAGATACATGACTCCATAATCAAATGTCGCATATTTCCGGCTGACAAAATTAAAACACGATTTATATTAAGACTACCTTACATCCATAACTAGAAGGTCAATCATATGTGTAATTCAAAAATAAAATATTTTAAGAGAAGCCACATACTATAGTTCATCCCATTGACATTATCCATGTAGCCATTGTTTATACTGATTCCCGAAATGAACATAGCAGCTTTAGTAGCAGCCAGATTAGCTGCTGGGATGACACATGAAGGAGGAACAAGCAAGCTTTCATAATCACCAAGTATCTGTAAGCTTAGCATCAATTCGTTGCGTAGATTACCAATTGCTTTCTTCCCATTCACATGACTGTTGAGTTCTGTTTCATTGCAAAGTGAATCTGCTTCCATGATTATATCAGCAATCGCAAGTGTTGTGATAGACAACAACATGCACAGCCGTGTGTCTAGGTGAGGTACAGGACCTTCAATTGGTTCTCTTTCCTGCTTGTTTCAAACGATCAAAGATTAGGATGTGAAACATTATAAGGTTGTCTCAAATCTGAATAACTGAGTGAAGATCGAATACTCACTCTTTGTACAAGGCGAAGTGAAGCTACCCAGAGGGCCAAGAAAGCATCATGCCAAGTCGACCTATTGACTGCTTGAAGAGCCTTGACCAAACCTGCAATTTCCAGTCATTTAGATTAGCAGCAGCCCAAAGCAAAAAAATAAGGAAATGGCTTCATCATTCAAGATAACCAAGGAGTTTgtttctattgatgaatgaaattACCACTTAAAATCTCAATGGAATTTGTTGCAGCGATTGAACCATCGAGACAATCCTCAAGATACATATCGATAGGAATCCATAGTGAAGAATAGTTAGCACCAAGGCATCGTCCATTTGGTGAAGCTAGAGGGTTAGAAGCCACTGTTGGGTGGAATCTTTTACGTATATTATGTTTAGTTTCTCCATATGCATTGCCATCACCTACAATCAAATGCTGAAATGGTTCCAAGGATATTGTTGAATTTTGCAAGGTAGATGAGTTTGTTGCAAGTAAGTGCAACCGGTTAGTAAATGCCCCCCAGTGAGATTGCCTGAAACAATTGAGATTGTTGACAATGTTATTAAATAAAAAGTgcgatattttgcataaaaaaaggAACTGCATGTATATTCCATTGTCGCATGTTCAGTGAGAATCTCCCTTCACCATCACTTCATTTATTAATATTAACAGAAAATGACTACTAGGTTTCAGTCATGAACTTCTAGTAAACTACTGCAGCACTTAATGTTTACATTCACCCATCAGTCCATCAGACCATCACAAAGCTTGAATCCCAATCCCATGGCTGCAGTTTTTATCAAAACTTTTCTTGGTTATTTAAGAAGTAAGGCAAATCAAATATCACTAGTGTAGTCAGTGttactttttcttttcctttgcatAACCCTAAGTGCTTCTAGAAAATTAGCTTCAATGTTTGCATTAGAGAAAAATACACAGAGAATATTCTACGATACATTGGTTATGTTACTGGAAAAATCTTGAGCAATTACTTGTACCTCCCCAAACCCAAAACCCACACAAACAGGTATAAACCAAGGCTTCGTCCATAAGCTTGAGTAAAGTTTATGAGGTCATGAGCCTATGAGATGAAGATCTAGTTTGTTATTTGATTAATTCATTTGAAAACAAATTACTAATGACCAATCAGCAAAAAGATGAATTCATCATTTCCAAATGATAAAAAATAAAGACCTGAAACAATTCAGTAAAAGAGTACTTCAAGTTGAAAAGCCATACATGTTTTCGCGTGCCAATGATAGGATACGAGTAATTACTTTATCACGAAGAAGATGCTCAATGAGCTCCATAGTTGTTACAGTGTTCATCTTCTGTAACTTTTCAATCTTCTCAGTTCTTAGTTCAGTAAAAGTTCCTTCAAATGTGCTCACATCTTCAGGCCTGGTTGGCCATTGAGTTTTCTTCTCTGGAGTTAACTCTAGCAGGCCCTCATCATCCAAAACAACATCAACCAACTGCCATATAATACAAAGAGTGAAATGCACAACAAAAACCCCTGGTTCACATGTAGAGATGCCAAATATCTTGGAAAGTTTAAGGTTCCCGTCTATTAAATCCATGATCCTGCAAACATAAGAGAGGCTTTAGCAAGGACCTCTTGTTGCTCCAGCAAATTTAACCGTGCAAGACAGACTCTTTTTACCATTGCAGTTGAGACTACTAGAGGGTTAGAGTGCATGAATAGAGAATGGTAGTTCGAAAGCCAGATATGACCACTAATCCACTACAGAGACATCACACAACAAGGTGGTATACTTGTGTAAACCTTATTATGACCACAAGCACCTGAAACTGAAATGTCCATTTTTAAGACTATTAGGAACTATGCTACATCACATCGAACACTGCAACTGTGACTCTGTTTCTTATTCCAAACTACTGACCGGAGCATAGTGTTATGAAGTACAGGGAGCAGTCAGAGAGGGAAATGCACACTTTCTGAAATTGGCCGCTTTCATCTgatgatggaagttgaacccatgTCTTTTCAAGAGCTCTAGGTAGAGTCTATACTCCATTGGCCTGGAAAACCGGTGAGGAATGACCCTGCAGGACCAGTAGAACACATAAAGTCCATGAGAATAAAATTGAGAAAAGTCATAACTCCAATCCACGCACATTGCACGACAGCAATAGCAGCCAGTGAAATAATTAGTACTAAGTGGGATTTCCCATGTGCTAATCTAACTACTTTTCCAGTTCCAGAATCAAACTAACTGCGTTGGCTATTACAAGACTCTGCCTCTGTAGAAAAACAGGACGAGGATTCCAGTGAAGACCTGATTAGCCTACCAACTGCTTATAATAGTCTGAAAACAGGCATTTCTCCCCTGTCGTGATCTATCTACATTGTCATTTGTCAATTACATTGACACTGTCACAAAGCATATTTCCCCCTCAAATTATCGGGGTGAAGCACGTCAGCTTCCTGGTAAAACTCGTGTACGGGCAACACCGGACACGTCGTCCGGTTCAAATCCTTCATACTAGGAGGAATTAAAAAATGCGTGCGTGCATTCGAGGTCCAACTGACCCGATCGAGATTCCCGACAGCTAAGCGCTGATCACGCGCGCATTCGCCACTCCGATCCCACTCCCACCACCCGCGACGGACCACACCAGAGACACAACacaagccgccgccgccacgaaGCGCCGGACCGGACCGTACCTGGTGGAGAGGAGCGCGAGGAGGAGCGCCGGGGACGCGAGCCGCGCCGCGAGCGCGGCCTCCGCGTACTTCcaagcggcggcggccgccggggCAGCACCGCCGCCGGAGAGCAGCGCGCGCGCCAGCACCTCCGCGAGCCCCGCGGAGCAGGGCACGTCCCCGCTCTcgcccgcggccgcggccgccgccacccGCGCCGCCCACTCCGGCGGCGGGCGGGCCTCGGCTTGCGCCGCCTTGGTGTACTCCGCGGCCCACTCCAGCCACGCCgcggaggacggcggcggcgccgacATCGCCATGGCCCCGCGTGTGGCCCCCGCCGTCAAAGGCGGTGGGTGCTCCTGTCGCCGCGCTCGCCGTCGCGTGGAGTGCCCGGTGAGGGGAGAGCCGGAACCGGAAGTGTTGtcggctgcagcctgcaggtgcAGGTGGGGTGTGTGCTGGGTTGGTGGGCCGAGGCTGATGGCGTCCCGTTGGTGTACCCACCGCACTACCTCGCCGTGGGGCCCCTCAGGATCTTCTGCGCCGTGCCGGCTAAgagcccgtttggccgggcttcgagcggctccggctcctctcaCTCCTCCCATGTTCATCTCTTGTAGCGACACTATTTACcagagccgtttttctctctcctcctttcctctctcactgacagcgccGGAGCCGACGAAACTCATTTTTTTTCTCCTCCGGCTCTAGCTCCTGCACGCTACATATGCGCTACAGTGCTTAGGGCAATGTAATCCTACTCTTGAGATTGTAACTAATGCCTCTTGGCTACTAACAATGTAATTCCCTAATTTGTTGGGCCAACAAAGTCACAAAAGCAATAAATTTGTTGGTGGGGATCCTCTCCGCCGTAAGCATCTT
Above is a genomic segment from Miscanthus floridulus cultivar M001 chromosome 3, ASM1932011v1, whole genome shotgun sequence containing:
- the LOC136541574 gene encoding mediator of RNA polymerase II transcription subunit 33A-like isoform X1 — protein: MAMSAPPPSSAAWLEWAAEYTKAAQAEARPPPEWAARVAAAAAAGESGDVPCSAGLAEVLARALLSGGGAAPAAAAAWKYAEAALAARLASPALLLALLSTRVIPHRFSRPMEYRLYLELLKRHGFNFHHQMKAANFRKIMDLIDGNLKLSKIFGISTCEPGVFVVHFTLCIIWQLVDVVLDDEGLLELTPEKKTQWPTRPEDVSTFEGTFTELRTEKIEKLQKMNTVTTMELIEHLLRDKVITRILSLARENMQSHWGAFTNRLHLLATNSSTLQNSTISLEPFQHLIVGDGNAYGETKHNIRKRFHPTVASNPLASPNGRCLGANYSSLWIPIDMYLEDCLDGSIAATNSIEILSGLVKALQAVNRSTWHDAFLALWVASLRLVQREREPIEGPVPHLDTRLCMLLSITTLAIADIIMEADSLCNETELNSHVNGKKAIGNLRNELMLSLQILGDYESLLVPPSCVIPAANLAATKAAMFISGISINNGYMDNVNGMNYTGNMRHLIMESCISRQLLDTSAYYWPGYISNHANSSSHTLPSQLAGWSSFMNGAPLTQPLVNMLVSTPASSLTEVDKLFDVAIDGSDDDSISAATVLCGATLLRGWNFQEHTVRLVVKLLSPSDPIDYSGRESQLIKLGPMLNVILSGISAVDYAPIFSFHGLIPELAAVLMAICEVFGCLSPSVSWTLRTGEEISAHTVFSNAFILLLRLWKFNHPPLEYCIMGDGAPVGSQLTPEYLLLLRNSQVLSSSSLARQRNGQRQSQVSTSHPSSGNPIFMDSFPKLKLWYQQHQACLASTLSGLAHGTPVRNNVDSLLNQMFRKANKGGTSIGSLSGSSSISNSSGPGVDDSQLWPQLPAWEILEAVPFVVDAALTACSHGRLFPRELATGLKDLADFLPASLATIVSYFSAEVTRGVWKPASMNGSDWPSPSVNLSMVDEHIKKIVAATGVDVPRLVTGGSSSGTLPLPLAAFVSLTITYKLDKASERFLNLAGPALENLAASCPWPSMAIVAALWTQKVKRWTDFLIFSASRTVFHHNNEAVVQLLRSCFATTLGMSSTSVCSCGGVASLLGHGYCPGGFSPVAPGILYLRIFRCIKDCSILAEDILSLLMLSVKDIAETTVPRHRSDKLKKTKYGMRHGQVSLSAAMTQVKVAASLGATLVWLSGGTALVQSLIQEMLPSWFLAVQNLDQGGASGGMVYKLGGHALAYLAVYSGMFAWGIDPTPVSRRRERVMRSHLGFLASALDGKISLGCDLSLWRAYVSGFLGLVVECTPCWVQEVDLRVLKRLSSGLRHWAEDELAVALLRRAGPEAMGTAAEMILGREW
- the LOC136541574 gene encoding mediator of RNA polymerase II transcription subunit 33A-like isoform X2 — encoded protein: MLRIMDLIDGNLKLSKIFGISTCEPGVFVVHFTLCIIWQLVDVVLDDEGLLELTPEKKTQWPTRPEDVSTFEGTFTELRTEKIEKLQKMNTVTTMELIEHLLRDKVITRILSLARENMQSHWGAFTNRLHLLATNSSTLQNSTISLEPFQHLIVGDGNAYGETKHNIRKRFHPTVASNPLASPNGRCLGANYSSLWIPIDMYLEDCLDGSIAATNSIEILSGLVKALQAVNRSTWHDAFLALWVASLRLVQREREPIEGPVPHLDTRLCMLLSITTLAIADIIMEADSLCNETELNSHVNGKKAIGNLRNELMLSLQILGDYESLLVPPSCVIPAANLAATKAAMFISGISINNGYMDNVNGMNYTGNMRHLIMESCISRQLLDTSAYYWPGYISNHANSSSHTLPSQLAGWSSFMNGAPLTQPLVNMLVSTPASSLTEVDKLFDVAIDGSDDDSISAATVLCGATLLRGWNFQEHTVRLVVKLLSPSDPIDYSGRESQLIKLGPMLNVILSGISAVDYAPIFSFHGLIPELAAVLMAICEVFGCLSPSVSWTLRTGEEISAHTVFSNAFILLLRLWKFNHPPLEYCIMGDGAPVGSQLTPEYLLLLRNSQVLSSSSLARQRNGQRQSQVSTSHPSSGNPIFMDSFPKLKLWYQQHQACLASTLSGLAHGTPVRNNVDSLLNQMFRKANKGGTSIGSLSGSSSISNSSGPGVDDSQLWPQLPAWEILEAVPFVVDAALTACSHGRLFPRELATGLKDLADFLPASLATIVSYFSAEVTRGVWKPASMNGSDWPSPSVNLSMVDEHIKKIVAATGVDVPRLVTGGSSSGTLPLPLAAFVSLTITYKLDKASERFLNLAGPALENLAASCPWPSMAIVAALWTQKVKRWTDFLIFSASRTVFHHNNEAVVQLLRSCFATTLGMSSTSVCSCGGVASLLGHGYCPGGFSPVAPGILYLRIFRCIKDCSILAEDILSLLMLSVKDIAETTVPRHRSDKLKKTKYGMRHGQVSLSAAMTQVKVAASLGATLVWLSGGTALVQSLIQEMLPSWFLAVQNLDQGGASGGMVYKLGGHALAYLAVYSGMFAWGIDPTPVSRRRERVMRSHLGFLASALDGKISLGCDLSLWRAYVSGFLGLVVECTPCWVQEVDLRVLKRLSSGLRHWAEDELAVALLRRAGPEAMGTAAEMILGREW
- the LOC136541574 gene encoding mediator of RNA polymerase II transcription subunit 33A-like isoform X3, with the translated sequence MDLIDGNLKLSKIFGISTCEPGVFVVHFTLCIIWQLVDVVLDDEGLLELTPEKKTQWPTRPEDVSTFEGTFTELRTEKIEKLQKMNTVTTMELIEHLLRDKVITRILSLARENMQSHWGAFTNRLHLLATNSSTLQNSTISLEPFQHLIVGDGNAYGETKHNIRKRFHPTVASNPLASPNGRCLGANYSSLWIPIDMYLEDCLDGSIAATNSIEILSGLVKALQAVNRSTWHDAFLALWVASLRLVQREREPIEGPVPHLDTRLCMLLSITTLAIADIIMEADSLCNETELNSHVNGKKAIGNLRNELMLSLQILGDYESLLVPPSCVIPAANLAATKAAMFISGISINNGYMDNVNGMNYTGNMRHLIMESCISRQLLDTSAYYWPGYISNHANSSSHTLPSQLAGWSSFMNGAPLTQPLVNMLVSTPASSLTEVDKLFDVAIDGSDDDSISAATVLCGATLLRGWNFQEHTVRLVVKLLSPSDPIDYSGRESQLIKLGPMLNVILSGISAVDYAPIFSFHGLIPELAAVLMAICEVFGCLSPSVSWTLRTGEEISAHTVFSNAFILLLRLWKFNHPPLEYCIMGDGAPVGSQLTPEYLLLLRNSQVLSSSSLARQRNGQRQSQVSTSHPSSGNPIFMDSFPKLKLWYQQHQACLASTLSGLAHGTPVRNNVDSLLNQMFRKANKGGTSIGSLSGSSSISNSSGPGVDDSQLWPQLPAWEILEAVPFVVDAALTACSHGRLFPRELATGLKDLADFLPASLATIVSYFSAEVTRGVWKPASMNGSDWPSPSVNLSMVDEHIKKIVAATGVDVPRLVTGGSSSGTLPLPLAAFVSLTITYKLDKASERFLNLAGPALENLAASCPWPSMAIVAALWTQKVKRWTDFLIFSASRTVFHHNNEAVVQLLRSCFATTLGMSSTSVCSCGGVASLLGHGYCPGGFSPVAPGILYLRIFRCIKDCSILAEDILSLLMLSVKDIAETTVPRHRSDKLKKTKYGMRHGQVSLSAAMTQVKVAASLGATLVWLSGGTALVQSLIQEMLPSWFLAVQNLDQGGASGGMVYKLGGHALAYLAVYSGMFAWGIDPTPVSRRRERVMRSHLGFLASALDGKISLGCDLSLWRAYVSGFLGLVVECTPCWVQEVDLRVLKRLSSGLRHWAEDELAVALLRRAGPEAMGTAAEMILGREW